A genomic window from Motacilla alba alba isolate MOTALB_02 chromosome 2, Motacilla_alba_V1.0_pri, whole genome shotgun sequence includes:
- the RIDA gene encoding 2-iminobutanoate/2-iminopropanoate deaminase — MASLVKKIISTTKAPALGPYSQAVLVDRTMYIAGQIGLEPSTGQLVSGGAKEEAKQALKNMGEILKAAGCDYGNVVKTTVLMADMKDYNDINDVYKQFFKANFPARAAYQVAALPRGARVEIEAIAIQGPLQDASA; from the exons ATGGCCTCGCTCGTGAAGAAAATAATCAGCACCACTAAGGCCCCTGCACTGGGTCCCTACAG CCAAGCCGTGCTGGTGGACCGGACAATGTACATAGCAGGGCAGATAGGGCTGGAACCTTCCACtgggcagcttgtctctggagGGGCAAAGGAGGAAGCCAAGCAG gCTCTAAAAAACATGGGAGAAATCCTGAAAGCTGCAGGCTGTGACTATGGCAATG TTGTGAAGACTACAGTTTTGATGGCAGACATGAAGGACTACAATGACATTAATGATGTTTACAAACAAT ttttcaaGGCAAActtcccagccagagcagcctaTCAAGTTGCTGCTTTGCCCAGA GGGGCCAGAGTTGAGATTGAAGCTATTGCCATTCAAGGACCTCTCCAAGATGCTTCAGCATGA